The Thermoclostridium stercorarium subsp. stercorarium DSM 8532 genome contains a region encoding:
- the nusB gene encoding transcription antitermination factor NusB, whose amino-acid sequence MSRRITRENAMKLLYQIQLRDDDIEEQIRMFLEENEDLENLDREFFLDVIHGVIDHKEEIDNLIQVHSIGWRLERMPKVDLAIMRLAVYELKYRKDIPVNVSINEAVELAKKYGTDQSKNFINGVLGKIAAGLKADEEQ is encoded by the coding sequence TTGAGCAGAAGAATAACCCGAGAGAATGCAATGAAACTTCTGTATCAGATCCAGCTCAGGGATGACGACATAGAGGAACAGATAAGGATGTTTCTTGAAGAGAACGAAGATCTGGAGAATTTGGACAGGGAGTTTTTTCTTGACGTTATTCATGGCGTTATAGACCATAAGGAGGAAATAGACAATTTAATTCAGGTCCATTCAATCGGCTGGCGGCTGGAAAGAATGCCAAAAGTGGACCTGGCCATAATGCGCCTTGCCGTTTATGAACTTAAATACCGTAAGGATATTCCTGTAAACGTTTCAATAAACGAAGCCGTTGAGCTGGCCAAAAAATACGGTACCGATCAGTCAAAGAATTTTATAAACGGTGTACTTGGCAAAATTGCGGCCGGGCTGAAAGCCGATGAGGAGCAGTAA
- a CDS encoding LacI family DNA-binding transcriptional regulator — protein sequence MSTLKDVAEKAGVTVTTVSRMLNNRGYVSEKTRNKILKAMKELNYRPNEFARALSLQRSNFIGLIVPSASNMFFSKVIDSVERQVSKHGYKLLLCTSNLEPKKNSNILTC from the coding sequence ATGAGTACGCTTAAGGATGTGGCTGAAAAAGCCGGTGTTACAGTAACAACTGTTTCCCGTATGCTTAATAACAGGGGTTATGTCAGTGAGAAAACAAGGAACAAAATCCTTAAAGCCATGAAGGAGTTAAACTACCGCCCCAACGAATTTGCCAGGGCATTATCGCTGCAGAGAAGCAACTTCATTGGCCTGATTGTTCCGTCTGCCAGCAATATGTTCTTCAGCAAGGTAATTGACAGCGTCGAACGCCAGGTTTCAAAACATGGTTACAAATTGCTGCTCTGCACGTCAAATCTTGAACCAAAAAAGAATTCGAATATTTTGACATGCTGA
- a CDS encoding substrate-binding domain-containing protein has product MLSANKVAGVIIASHTQNLDKKINIDAPVISIDRIISPDIPAICSDNYQGGVLAAEHLISKGCKKLAHISGSIHLNMDANKRYYGFRDVCEKKGIPHVLIDATEEQFLSMNYESIINILLDNHPDVDGIFTSNDIIAAQAITTCSKRGIKVPEQIKVVGYDDIDLCKIYNPAITTIRQSIDDICMYAVESIISKVENNKPIPSCIIFPVTLIERETT; this is encoded by the coding sequence ATGCTGAGTGCAAATAAAGTTGCAGGAGTAATTATAGCAAGCCACACTCAGAATTTGGACAAAAAAATAAACATTGATGCTCCTGTGATTTCCATAGACAGAATCATTTCGCCTGACATACCGGCTATATGTTCAGACAATTACCAGGGCGGAGTGCTTGCAGCCGAACATCTGATTTCCAAAGGCTGCAAGAAGCTTGCACATATAAGCGGGAGCATACATTTGAACATGGATGCAAACAAACGTTACTACGGTTTCCGGGACGTGTGTGAAAAAAAAGGAATCCCTCATGTACTCATCGATGCCACCGAGGAACAATTCCTTTCAATGAACTATGAATCTATAATAAATATACTGCTGGATAATCATCCTGACGTGGACGGAATATTCACATCCAATGACATTATAGCCGCTCAGGCGATTACAACATGCAGCAAACGCGGCATCAAAGTCCCCGAACAAATCAAGGTTGTGGGCTACGATGACATTGATCTGTGCAAAATCTATAATCCGGCAATTACCACAATTCGTCAGTCAATTGACGATATTTGCATGTATGCCGTTGAAAGCATAATATCCAAAGTTGAAAACAATAAACCCATTCCGTCATGCATCATATTCCCCGTAACATTAATAGAAAGGGAGACAACCTGA
- a CDS encoding carbohydrate ABC transporter permease, whose translation MKERKGKLKYIRYVLIYLMLIIFIMPFYLMVINSFKTTQQFVTNPFALPEKIGFGNYVNAFNKMNFLQAIGNSVVITVISIILILLTSSMAAYFLVRHPWKINKVIFAILVASMIVPFQAIMIPLVSIYGSLNLMNSKWVLIFMYMGFGQAFAIFIFHGFIKNIPGEMEESALIDGCNKIRLFFRIVFPLLKPVLVTVLILDVLWIWNDYLLPSLILLSPAERTLPLSTYNFFNTYSVDYAPLMAGIVLTIIPILVVYLFSQKYIIEGVVQGAIK comes from the coding sequence GTGAAAGAAAGGAAAGGCAAATTAAAATACATTAGATACGTTCTGATATATTTAATGCTGATAATATTCATAATGCCGTTTTACCTGATGGTAATCAATTCATTTAAAACCACGCAGCAGTTTGTTACAAATCCTTTCGCGTTGCCTGAGAAAATAGGATTCGGCAATTATGTAAATGCTTTTAACAAGATGAATTTTCTGCAGGCAATCGGAAACAGTGTGGTTATCACTGTTATCAGCATTATTCTGATACTGCTCACATCATCGATGGCAGCCTATTTCCTTGTAAGGCATCCGTGGAAGATAAACAAGGTAATATTTGCAATACTGGTGGCTTCGATGATTGTTCCTTTTCAGGCAATAATGATACCGCTGGTAAGCATTTACGGCAGCCTGAATTTAATGAACAGCAAATGGGTTTTAATTTTCATGTACATGGGGTTTGGACAGGCATTTGCGATATTCATATTCCACGGATTTATAAAAAATATTCCTGGGGAAATGGAGGAATCGGCGCTTATTGACGGATGCAACAAAATTAGACTGTTTTTCCGGATTGTATTTCCGCTTTTAAAACCCGTGCTTGTTACGGTATTAATATTGGACGTTTTGTGGATATGGAACGACTATTTGCTGCCAAGCCTTATTTTACTGTCGCCCGCGGAAAGAACACTGCCGTTGTCCACATACAACTTTTTCAACACATACAGTGTTGACTATGCACCGTTAATGGCGGGCATTGTATTGACCATTATACCCATTCTTGTTGTTTATCTGTTTTCGCAGAAATATATTATAGAAGGTGTAGTTCAGGGAGCGATAAAGTAG
- a CDS encoding carbohydrate ABC transporter permease, whose amino-acid sequence MNGNRKLLNKIGSFVLFMGPSLFAFTCVLLIPLVYGIYLTFTDYSPIKMSYEFVGINNFKAVFSDKEFWQQFGKTLKYVLYSTIFCNILAFLLAFLLTGNIKGRDFLRAGFFTPNLIGGIVLGYIWKFLFSNVVTKLGEILDYQFLKTSFLTHPERAIVSMIIVTVWQYAGYLMIIYIAGFVSIPQDVDEAAEIDGATGFRRLWHITMPLMVPSFIICFFIIISRGFMTYDLNLALTNGQPYGSTRLAAMHIYQKAFQANEYGIGQAEAIIFFVTVAIVAVTQVLLTKRFEVEA is encoded by the coding sequence ATGAATGGTAACAGGAAACTACTAAACAAAATAGGTAGTTTTGTTTTGTTTATGGGACCTTCGCTTTTTGCATTTACATGTGTATTGTTAATACCGCTTGTATACGGTATTTATCTGACGTTTACCGATTACAGTCCGATAAAAATGTCATACGAATTTGTAGGAATAAACAATTTTAAGGCTGTTTTTTCCGACAAGGAATTCTGGCAGCAGTTTGGAAAAACACTGAAGTATGTCCTGTATTCAACCATATTCTGTAATATATTGGCTTTTTTGCTGGCATTTCTTCTGACAGGCAACATAAAAGGACGAGATTTTCTCAGGGCAGGTTTCTTTACACCCAATCTTATAGGAGGCATAGTGCTCGGTTACATATGGAAGTTCCTTTTTTCAAATGTGGTTACTAAACTGGGGGAAATCTTGGATTACCAGTTTCTCAAAACTTCATTCCTCACTCATCCTGAAAGAGCTATAGTCTCGATGATTATCGTTACGGTATGGCAATACGCGGGTTATCTGATGATAATTTATATAGCCGGCTTTGTAAGCATACCGCAAGATGTTGATGAGGCGGCTGAAATTGACGGAGCTACAGGTTTCCGAAGGCTATGGCATATAACAATGCCGTTGATGGTACCGTCGTTTATTATATGTTTCTTTATAATTATTTCACGGGGATTTATGACTTATGATCTCAATCTCGCACTGACAAACGGTCAGCCATATGGTTCCACCAGGCTTGCAGCTATGCATATATACCAGAAAGCCTTCCAGGCAAATGAATATGGTATTGGACAGGCTGAAGCGATTATATTCTTCGTTACAGTGGCAATTGTAGCGGTAACCCAGGTTCTTTTAACTAAAAGATTTGAGGTGGAGGCATAG
- a CDS encoding ABC transporter substrate-binding protein produces MFKRYNELNPDVVIELIPTGIGEGQQEKLQSLYASGNAPTFMNVDPANVIEYQDHLLEFTEENAPWLSYAEEDAIASGTFDGKILGAPWSVQGYGLLYNKRVVDEIFGEGNFDPKSINTRDALEAFFKKCEEAGVPATMLHGANWSLGGHYLTLVYAVQGRKTEDGVNFIEKIKSGEIDIADDPIFQGYMDTFDLLAKYNYNKADPLVADFNRDAQAFAEGKCATFFMGDWLWTTLVTMENIDTEYGFIPVPWSNDPNAYGNSEVVMVLPKFQCINKSQSTAEQQEAALKALGWMLTDPEGQQFFLDQGFYMPYKNVRKDITYNSMTTSIAEYAQRGKTINLGVFSYISGDVWTETGNLMLKYLAGAITREELAKGINEYWRSTNK; encoded by the coding sequence ATGTTCAAAAGATATAATGAGCTTAATCCCGATGTTGTAATTGAATTAATTCCGACCGGTATCGGAGAAGGACAGCAGGAAAAACTGCAGTCCCTTTATGCATCCGGAAATGCACCGACCTTTATGAATGTAGACCCGGCCAACGTAATAGAATATCAGGATCATCTTCTTGAGTTCACAGAAGAGAATGCACCCTGGTTAAGTTATGCCGAAGAGGACGCCATTGCCTCAGGTACATTTGACGGCAAAATACTTGGAGCTCCGTGGAGTGTTCAGGGGTATGGCCTGCTCTATAACAAGAGAGTGGTTGATGAAATATTCGGCGAAGGGAATTTCGATCCTAAAAGCATTAACACAAGAGATGCGTTGGAGGCATTTTTCAAAAAATGTGAAGAAGCCGGTGTGCCTGCCACAATGCTGCATGGCGCAAACTGGTCGTTAGGCGGACATTATCTTACTCTTGTTTATGCCGTACAAGGCCGTAAAACCGAAGACGGTGTTAACTTTATAGAAAAAATAAAGTCAGGAGAAATAGACATAGCAGACGATCCGATTTTCCAGGGGTATATGGATACATTTGATTTGCTTGCCAAATATAATTACAACAAAGCCGATCCGCTGGTGGCAGACTTTAACAGGGACGCTCAGGCTTTTGCCGAGGGCAAGTGTGCAACGTTCTTTATGGGTGACTGGCTGTGGACCACACTTGTGACTATGGAAAACATTGATACCGAATATGGTTTCATACCCGTTCCGTGGAGCAATGATCCGAACGCTTACGGTAACTCCGAAGTTGTAATGGTATTACCCAAATTCCAGTGTATCAACAAATCCCAGAGTACAGCAGAACAGCAGGAAGCTGCGCTGAAGGCTCTCGGGTGGATGCTTACCGATCCCGAAGGGCAGCAGTTCTTCCTTGATCAGGGTTTTTATATGCCTTACAAGAATGTCAGAAAAGATATAACATATAACTCAATGACAACTTCTATAGCCGAATATGCACAGAGGGGCAAAACAATCAACCTGGGCGTTTTCTCCTATATTTCCGGAGACGTCTGGACCGAAACCGGTAATCTGATGTTGAAATATTTAGCAGGAGCAATTACAAGAGAGGAACTTGCAAAAGGAATTAACGAATACTGGAGGTCAACAAATAAGTAA
- a CDS encoding alpha-amylase family glycosyl hydrolase has protein sequence MNKAPCNKINAGPMFNAYPDSLGGTLSDILKFLQMDELKNVFQSFYILPSIFNTDLDRGFSVIDYELNEQLATAEDLEKLKNLNIELKLDFVLNHLSVLSHQFRDILKKGENSEYKDFFIDWNKFWEGCGRMTGEGYIMPEEDLIENMFFRKPGLPILFVRFPDGREVPYWNTFYQEVRYDKLDAIDLVYALDIQYPTAQKLTDRINAEISSGKKPKEIDFGEFSRYKDKVVDLLESRRKYLGQMDLNVRSPKVWEFYEETLGKLSRYGAKIVRLDAFAYVSKKPGLRNFFNEPETWELLEKIKEIADKYGLVLLPEIHSKYEEKIHEKLAEKGYLTYDFFLPGLIIDALERHTGEYLVKWFRELQEKEIRVVNMLGCHDGIPLLDLKGLLPDRYIDKLIDTLVKRGGYIKDLHGRKNMYYQVNCTYYSALGENDKKMLLARAIQIFMPGKPQVWYLDLFAGKNDYEAIKRGHKEINRTNLTWEQIYEGMKKKIVRQQLSLLRFRNTFPAFDFDSKITVDNTDEQILIINWVKDGNIANLVADLATYDFSIKAINNEGVNVFSFSSNDRD, from the coding sequence ATGAATAAAGCGCCTTGTAATAAAATTAATGCCGGACCCATGTTTAATGCATATCCTGACAGTCTGGGCGGAACGTTATCGGACATACTTAAGTTTCTTCAAATGGATGAACTTAAAAACGTATTTCAGTCTTTTTACATACTTCCCAGTATTTTTAACACCGATTTGGATCGCGGTTTTTCGGTCATTGACTATGAACTTAATGAACAACTGGCAACGGCTGAGGACCTGGAGAAACTCAAAAATTTAAATATTGAGCTGAAACTTGATTTTGTTCTGAATCATTTGTCGGTGCTTTCGCATCAGTTCAGGGATATTTTGAAAAAAGGTGAAAATTCTGAATACAAAGATTTCTTTATTGACTGGAACAAGTTCTGGGAAGGCTGCGGCCGAATGACCGGTGAAGGCTATATAATGCCTGAAGAGGATTTGATAGAAAACATGTTTTTCAGAAAACCTGGGCTTCCCATTCTCTTCGTCAGGTTTCCTGACGGCAGGGAAGTTCCTTACTGGAATACGTTTTATCAGGAAGTAAGATACGATAAACTGGATGCAATAGATCTGGTATACGCCTTGGATATTCAGTATCCTACGGCTCAGAAGCTGACGGACAGAATAAACGCCGAAATTTCTTCGGGGAAAAAACCAAAAGAGATCGATTTCGGAGAATTTTCACGTTATAAGGACAAAGTGGTTGATTTATTGGAATCAAGGCGGAAATACCTTGGACAAATGGATTTAAACGTTCGGTCTCCGAAAGTATGGGAATTCTATGAGGAAACACTGGGTAAATTATCCCGGTACGGTGCAAAAATTGTAAGACTTGACGCATTTGCCTATGTATCCAAAAAACCGGGGCTTAGAAATTTCTTCAATGAGCCCGAAACGTGGGAGCTCCTGGAAAAAATAAAGGAAATTGCAGACAAATACGGACTTGTGCTTTTGCCCGAAATTCATTCAAAATATGAGGAAAAAATACATGAAAAGCTTGCCGAGAAAGGATATCTGACCTATGACTTTTTCCTGCCTGGGCTTATTATAGATGCTCTGGAGAGGCATACCGGCGAATATTTGGTAAAGTGGTTCAGAGAATTACAGGAAAAGGAAATAAGGGTTGTCAATATGCTCGGATGTCATGACGGAATTCCGCTTTTGGATTTAAAAGGCCTATTGCCCGACCGGTATATAGATAAACTGATTGATACGCTTGTAAAACGCGGTGGTTATATAAAAGATCTGCACGGAAGAAAAAATATGTATTACCAGGTTAACTGCACGTACTACAGCGCCCTGGGTGAAAACGACAAAAAGATGCTGCTGGCGAGGGCCATTCAGATTTTTATGCCTGGTAAACCTCAGGTGTGGTACCTGGACCTGTTTGCAGGCAAAAATGATTATGAAGCCATAAAACGGGGGCATAAGGAAATTAACCGGACGAACCTCACATGGGAACAGATTTATGAGGGCATGAAGAAAAAGATAGTAAGGCAGCAGCTGTCATTATTGAGATTCAGAAATACATTCCCTGCTTTTGATTTTGATTCAAAGATTACTGTTGACAATACCGATGAACAGATTCTGATAATAAATTGGGTTAAAGACGGAAATATTGCTAATCTTGTAGCCGATTTGGCGACTTACGATTTCAGTATAAAAGCCATAAACAACGAGGGTGTTAACGTTTTTTCATTCAGTTCAAATGATAGGGATTAG
- a CDS encoding adenylyl-sulfate kinase has translation MGDNIFDKFKNIEELNSIPKGDMPGDKIQINFTHLTKAKAIAPVLMDLLTPMIEKHAHNKAVVSVCGGSGTGKSEIASLLSYYLNQTGIGSYILSGDNYPHRIPEYNDAERLRVFRRSGLKGLIAHGEYTEERKEILNKLQSNCDDTDPRFISDYPWLEIYHSEGKLGLRNYLGTPNEIDFCELNEIISQFKNGISKIYLKRMGRKPEEIWYEEVDFKDVRVLIIEWTHGNSHYLRGIDIPILLSSTPQETLEFRKQRNRDRGVDSPFTAMVLEIEHELLISQAVKAKIIVSSDGRIITYKEFLKAMTEGSHVNSGEGNG, from the coding sequence ATGGGTGATAATATATTTGACAAATTCAAGAATATTGAAGAATTAAACAGTATACCAAAAGGAGACATGCCGGGGGATAAAATTCAGATAAATTTTACTCATCTCACCAAAGCGAAAGCCATAGCCCCGGTTTTGATGGATTTGCTTACGCCTATGATTGAGAAGCATGCTCATAACAAGGCAGTTGTATCTGTATGCGGCGGTTCAGGGACGGGTAAGTCCGAAATTGCATCTCTTCTGTCTTACTATCTTAATCAGACGGGCATAGGCAGTTATATCTTATCGGGAGATAATTATCCTCACAGAATTCCTGAATACAATGACGCCGAACGGCTTAGGGTTTTCAGGCGAAGCGGGCTGAAAGGGCTTATTGCCCACGGAGAGTATACGGAAGAAAGAAAAGAGATTCTTAATAAGCTGCAAAGCAATTGTGATGATACCGATCCAAGGTTTATAAGCGATTACCCATGGCTTGAGATTTATCACAGTGAAGGAAAACTGGGACTCAGAAATTATCTGGGTACTCCGAACGAAATTGATTTTTGTGAACTCAACGAAATAATTTCACAGTTTAAAAACGGTATAAGCAAAATATATCTCAAACGCATGGGAAGAAAACCTGAAGAGATTTGGTATGAAGAGGTTGATTTCAAAGACGTCAGGGTATTGATAATAGAATGGACCCATGGAAACAGCCATTATCTTAGAGGCATTGATATTCCGATTTTGCTAAGCAGTACACCACAAGAAACTTTGGAATTTCGTAAACAGCGTAACAGGGACCGGGGAGTGGACAGCCCGTTTACCGCGATGGTACTGGAGATAGAACATGAACTGTTAATATCGCAGGCTGTAAAAGCCAAGATTATTGTTTCATCCGACGGCAGGATTATAACGTATAAGGAATTTTTAAAGGCAATGACTGAAGGGAGCCACGTAAATTCAGGGGAGGGTAACGGATGA
- a CDS encoding alpha/beta hydrolase, protein MAYLQVNFFSKALKRLTVFNAFIPLDYMEARSGGNSSGQPFKALYLLHGYHGNHMDWVCNSNMQLFSSKYNIAVFMPSGENFFYLNDTDSGAMYSEYIGCELVEFTRKMFPVSDKRENTFIGGLSMGGYGAIRNGLKYSETFGRIIALSSALIVDKIAGIPVDYNDGIADYKYYSRVFGDVNKVKGSDKDPEALVLQLKEEKKQVPEIFMACGTEDFLLAENRKFHEFLLSEGIEHTYVEGPGSHDWKFWNEYIEKGIEWAVK, encoded by the coding sequence ATGGCCTATCTGCAGGTTAATTTTTTTTCAAAGGCGCTGAAAAGATTAACGGTTTTTAACGCTTTTATACCGCTGGATTATATGGAGGCACGCAGCGGGGGAAATTCGTCTGGACAGCCTTTTAAAGCTCTTTATTTGCTGCACGGTTATCACGGAAACCATATGGACTGGGTTTGCAACAGTAATATGCAGCTGTTTTCGTCAAAGTATAATATCGCTGTTTTCATGCCGTCCGGGGAAAATTTCTTTTATTTGAATGATACCGACAGCGGAGCAATGTATTCCGAATATATTGGTTGCGAACTGGTTGAGTTCACACGCAAGATGTTTCCCGTTTCAGATAAAAGAGAAAACACGTTTATCGGCGGATTGTCAATGGGCGGGTACGGAGCCATCAGAAACGGGTTAAAATACTCAGAAACTTTCGGGCGTATTATTGCGTTGTCATCTGCACTGATTGTGGACAAAATAGCAGGAATACCCGTTGATTATAATGACGGTATTGCAGATTACAAATACTACTCAAGGGTGTTTGGCGATGTCAATAAGGTCAAAGGCAGCGACAAAGACCCGGAAGCCCTGGTGCTTCAGTTAAAGGAGGAAAAGAAACAGGTTCCCGAAATATTCATGGCATGTGGAACAGAGGATTTTTTACTGGCTGAAAACAGAAAATTCCATGAGTTTCTTCTGTCCGAAGGAATAGAACATACATATGTGGAAGGGCCGGGAAGCCATGACTGGAAATTCTGGAATGAATACATTGAAAAGGGGATTGAATGGGCTGTAAAATAG
- a CDS encoding CD225/dispanin family protein, whose protein sequence is MYCPKCGHEVGEHMVICPSCGELLENRNNDTVNSFSQPNYGWQQPEGMPKIQDIPDYKVQSILLIVFSAILCCVFCLPILALPFAIIALVNSNKIEAHIVAGNYEYARKVSENTKKWCWASFGILLGSIAISIVFAIVFMNSGLYKEFMNEFMKQYEYYYYNFQ, encoded by the coding sequence ATGTATTGTCCCAAGTGTGGGCACGAGGTCGGAGAGCATATGGTCATTTGCCCGTCCTGTGGGGAGCTGCTGGAAAACAGGAATAATGACACGGTGAATTCCTTTTCCCAGCCAAACTACGGATGGCAACAGCCTGAGGGTATGCCGAAAATTCAGGATATACCGGACTATAAAGTACAGTCCATACTCCTTATCGTATTCAGTGCCATATTATGCTGTGTTTTTTGTCTTCCCATACTTGCATTGCCTTTTGCCATAATTGCCCTTGTTAACTCCAACAAGATCGAAGCTCATATTGTTGCCGGAAATTATGAATACGCCCGTAAGGTTTCGGAAAATACAAAAAAATGGTGCTGGGCAAGCTTTGGTATACTTTTGGGTTCAATAGCAATAAGTATTGTGTTTGCAATTGTATTTATGAACAGCGGATTATACAAGGAATTTATGAATGAGTTCATGAAGCAGTATGAATACTATTATTACAATTTCCAATAA
- a CDS encoding DUF2752 domain-containing protein, which yields MNTIITISNKIHKKLKKWLTFFGKPFIRYIMLVLSCAVIITCCVIVYRIDPAKVPLTPPCSFRYFTGLYCPGCGMTRALHAALNLRFSDAFSYNLLWPLITMFVLMSVGMWFSFLVTGKCPFNPFNRFLKRYSAAAYVFIIVLFAFWILRNIPVYPFTLLAP from the coding sequence ATGAATACTATTATTACAATTTCCAATAAAATACATAAAAAATTAAAAAAATGGCTTACTTTTTTCGGTAAGCCATTTATCCGTTATATAATGCTGGTGCTTTCATGTGCGGTTATAATAACCTGCTGCGTTATAGTATACAGAATAGACCCGGCAAAGGTTCCCCTTACACCTCCGTGCTCCTTTCGTTATTTCACAGGCCTGTATTGCCCGGGATGCGGAATGACGCGCGCATTGCATGCTGCGCTGAATTTAAGGTTTTCCGACGCTTTTTCATATAACCTGCTGTGGCCTCTCATTACCATGTTTGTATTGATGTCCGTCGGTATGTGGTTTTCATTCCTGGTGACGGGTAAATGTCCGTTCAACCCGTTTAACAGGTTTCTCAAAAGATATTCGGCGGCGGCTTACGTGTTTATAATCGTCCTTTTTGCATTCTGGATTTTAAGAAATATTCCTGTTTATCCGTTTACGTTGCTGGCGCCGTAA
- a CDS encoding DUF6873 family GME fold protein, translating to MGFLKQTLLPKNNVSLMAVDARMETRMKNTLKDYGIELIEIPPCSGLAEPVAGHVDMQLIHVGDNVLVCQPGLPSDILKKLKEYGFDVYTGNTLLQKDYPLDVAYNVAIVGQVAFHNTKCTDKVVAEFLSRFNIRLVHVNQGYAKCSVLPVSTESIITDDPSIAKAARKEGFNVLQIPPQKNILLPGYSYGFIGGVAGFIDKDLIAFAGNIDMLDSSDEIKDFLKEYGVKWVNLDSNGIHDYGSLIPLYEKDTI from the coding sequence TTGGGTTTTTTAAAACAAACGCTGTTGCCGAAAAATAACGTTTCACTGATGGCCGTCGATGCACGCATGGAAACCCGGATGAAAAATACTCTGAAGGATTACGGAATTGAACTGATTGAAATACCTCCCTGCAGCGGGCTTGCGGAACCTGTAGCCGGGCACGTCGATATGCAGTTAATACACGTCGGTGATAATGTTTTGGTGTGTCAGCCCGGATTACCGTCGGATATTCTTAAAAAACTGAAAGAGTACGGATTTGATGTGTATACCGGAAATACGTTACTGCAAAAGGATTACCCTCTGGATGTGGCATATAACGTCGCAATAGTCGGGCAGGTGGCGTTTCATAACACAAAATGCACCGATAAGGTGGTTGCCGAATTTCTGTCCCGGTTCAATATCCGCCTTGTCCATGTTAACCAGGGATATGCGAAATGTTCTGTCCTGCCTGTATCGACCGAAAGCATTATTACCGATGATCCGTCAATTGCGAAAGCTGCGCGTAAAGAGGGGTTTAATGTACTTCAGATACCGCCGCAGAAAAACATACTCCTACCCGGATACAGTTATGGCTTTATTGGCGGTGTTGCAGGGTTTATAGACAAAGATTTGATTGCTTTCGCAGGCAATATTGACATGTTGGACAGCAGTGACGAAATAAAGGATTTTTTAAAGGAATATGGCGTAAAGTGGGTAAATCTGGACAGTAACGGCATTCATGATTACGGAAGCCTGATCCCGCTTTATGAAAAAGATACGATTTAA
- a CDS encoding transcriptional coactivator p15/PC4 family protein: protein MSSFWDSEELLGKLPKNSREEIHIKQVVKNGKEYLDIRTFWYDPADDTYKPSQKGVTIPFEVIAELKSIIQNIKE, encoded by the coding sequence ATGAGCTCTTTTTGGGACAGTGAAGAACTGCTGGGGAAACTGCCGAAAAACAGCCGTGAAGAAATACATATAAAGCAGGTTGTGAAAAACGGAAAGGAATATTTGGATATAAGAACATTCTGGTATGATCCTGCCGACGATACCTATAAGCCCAGTCAAAAAGGCGTAACCATACCCTTTGAGGTTATTGCGGAATTAAAAAGTATTATCCAGAACATAAAAGAATGA
- a CDS encoding DUF378 domain-containing protein has translation MRTFDRIAVLLLIVGALDWLTVGLFSFDFVAAIFGGVDALWSRIIYTLVGIAGIYSISLLFREAPASE, from the coding sequence ATGAGAACATTTGACAGAATAGCAGTTCTGCTTCTGATTGTGGGCGCATTAGACTGGCTGACGGTGGGACTTTTCAGTTTTGATTTTGTGGCAGCCATATTCGGAGGAGTGGACGCCCTGTGGAGCCGGATTATTTATACGCTGGTGGGCATTGCAGGAATTTACAGCATAAGCCTTTTATTCAGGGAGGCTCCTGCTTCCGAATAA